Proteins from one Clostridia bacterium genomic window:
- a CDS encoding stage V sporulation protein S, whose amino-acid sequence MEVLKVSATSQPKSVAGALAAVLRERATAELQAVGAGAVNQAVKAIAITRGFVAPNGIDLVVVPAFAEIQIDGEDRTAIKFIVEPR is encoded by the coding sequence ATGGAAGTACTAAAAGTATCAGCTACATCACAACCAAAATCAGTTGCCGGAGCGCTTGCTGCTGTATTAAGAGAAAGAGCAACAGCAGAATTACAGGCAGTTGGTGCAGGTGCTGTAAATCAAGCAGTTAAAGCGATAGCAATCACAAGAGGTTTTGTAGCACCTAATGGTATAGACCTGGTAGTGGTCCCAGCCTTTGCGGAGATACAAATTGACGGGGAGGATAGAACTGCAATAAAGTTCATCGTGGAGCCAAGATAA
- a CDS encoding radical SAM protein, with product MSKKHYIIPIFVPHKGCPHDCIFCNQKKITGQLGEVTAQEVREKIEEYLETIPEEGSHIEVAFYGGSFTAISLDYQKELLEAAFSYIENGRIKNIRVSTRPDCIDAEISDNLKRYGVGVVELGVQSMDEEVLKLCNRGHTSEDVVDAVRILKKYDFIIGVQMMVGLPGDTEEKALRTAEELIGLKPDIARIYPALVIKNTYIEEMYLKDEYHPLTLEAAVEESKKLLILFEGNGVNVIRIGLQPTENILLGKDVVAGPFHPSMRHLVESLVYRDMITHLLGKMPQNHHNIIIKVNPRNISELMGHKKCNIEFLRANFFIDKLDIIQDDCVETDTIVLTDGEKSIKMSEKDYYSILAK from the coding sequence ATGAGTAAGAAGCATTATATAATTCCAATATTTGTGCCGCATAAAGGTTGCCCCCATGACTGCATATTCTGCAACCAGAAAAAGATAACGGGACAGCTTGGTGAAGTAACAGCTCAGGAGGTAAGGGAAAAGATCGAGGAATACCTTGAGACAATACCTGAGGAAGGAAGCCATATAGAGGTTGCATTTTATGGAGGAAGCTTTACTGCTATTTCTTTGGACTATCAGAAAGAGCTCTTGGAAGCGGCCTTCAGTTATATTGAAAATGGCAGAATAAAGAACATAAGAGTATCAACGAGACCGGACTGTATTGATGCTGAGATTTCGGATAATCTGAAAAGATATGGCGTAGGTGTAGTGGAGTTGGGCGTTCAATCAATGGATGAAGAGGTACTGAAACTCTGCAATAGAGGTCATACCTCAGAGGATGTGGTTGACGCTGTTCGTATTTTAAAGAAATATGACTTTATTATTGGTGTACAGATGATGGTCGGACTGCCGGGAGACACCGAGGAGAAAGCTTTGAGAACAGCTGAGGAGCTTATTGGGCTAAAGCCGGATATTGCAAGAATATACCCAGCTTTAGTAATAAAAAATACCTATATAGAGGAAATGTACCTAAAAGATGAATACCATCCTCTGACCTTGGAAGCGGCTGTTGAGGAGTCTAAAAAGCTGTTAATACTTTTTGAGGGAAATGGAGTAAATGTGATCAGGATAGGACTTCAGCCTACCGAAAATATACTCCTGGGCAAGGACGTGGTTGCAGGCCCCTTCCATCCTTCTATGCGGCACTTGGTTGAATCTCTTGTCTACAGAGATATGATTACACACCTATTAGGCAAGATGCCGCAAAACCATCATAATATCATAATTAAAGTTAACCCGAGGAATATTTCAGAATTGATGGGGCACAAAAAATGTAATATTGAATTTCTTAGGGCAAATTTTTTTATCGACAAATTGGATATAATTCAAGATGATTGTGTTGAAACAGATACAATAGTGCTTACTGACGGGGAAAAAAGTATTAAAATGTCAGAAAAAGACTATTATTCCATATTGGCCAAATGA
- the rnc gene encoding ribonuclease III, which produces MSGIDSKRLKCLNDFEGIIEYSFKNINILNNALTHSSFVASKPDFLEHNERLEFIGDSILNMVISLHLYSNCKNSPEGSLTRYRAGIVCEQSLYNASNRLKIGQYLLLSKGEENTGGRNRVSILADAFEAVIAAIYLDGGIKKAKTFIINNLKEIINDAIENRIFSDYKSFLQEHIQKNNSGKLSYKMLKEEGPDHDKTFEIALFLNSAMIGSGTGHSKKDAQQAAAKDAIISLGVKNE; this is translated from the coding sequence TTGTCAGGTATTGATTCTAAAAGATTGAAATGTCTAAATGATTTTGAGGGCATAATTGAGTATTCATTTAAGAATATCAATATATTGAATAATGCGCTTACCCACAGCTCCTTTGTGGCCTCAAAGCCGGATTTCCTGGAGCACAATGAAAGGCTTGAGTTTATTGGCGATTCCATTCTCAATATGGTAATAAGTCTGCACTTGTACAGCAATTGCAAGAACTCTCCGGAAGGAAGCCTGACAAGGTACAGGGCGGGTATAGTATGTGAGCAGTCCCTTTACAATGCCTCAAATAGATTGAAGATTGGACAGTATTTGCTTCTGAGCAAAGGCGAGGAGAATACGGGTGGAAGAAACAGGGTTTCCATTCTGGCTGATGCCTTTGAAGCTGTGATTGCTGCAATTTATCTTGACGGGGGAATAAAGAAAGCAAAGACTTTTATTATAAACAACCTGAAGGAAATAATAAATGACGCTATAGAAAACAGGATTTTCAGCGATTATAAATCCTTCCTGCAGGAGCATATCCAGAAAAACAATTCTGGCAAGCTGAGCTACAAGATGCTCAAAGAGGAAGGGCCGGATCACGATAAGACTTTTGAAATAGCCTTGTTTCTAAATAGTGCAATGATTGGCAGTGGGACGGGGCATAGCAAGAAGGATGCGCAGCAGGCTGCCGCAAAAGACGCAATAATTAGTCTTGGTGTGAAAAATGAGTAA
- the fabF gene encoding beta-ketoacyl-ACP synthase II → MNKRRVVITGVGIISPIGIGKDEFFKSLKEGKCGVDYITRFDTTDYDTKIAAEVKDFDPTEYIDKKECRRMDRFTQYAVAASKMAVTDSALDINAIDNDMFGVCIGSGIGGMETLEAQHDILREKGPGRVSPFMVPMMISNIASGNVSIALNAKGPNTTVVTACASGTNAIGEAFKTIQRGAADIMVTGGTEASITPLSFAGFCSMKALSTRNDDPKTASRPFDKDRDGFVMGEGAGMLIVEELEHAQKRGARIYGEVVGYGASGDAYHITAPSPDAQGAYRAMLMAVKDAGIEATEIDYINAHGTSTGMNDRLETLAIKKLLGDDAGKVAISSTKSMTGHLLGAAGAIEAVACLLAINEGIIPPTINYTTPDEECDLDYVPNKARNKEVKYAMSNSLGFGGHNATIMLKKFE, encoded by the coding sequence TTGAACAAGAGAAGAGTAGTTATAACAGGAGTAGGGATAATTTCCCCTATTGGTATTGGTAAAGATGAATTCTTTAAAAGCTTAAAGGAAGGCAAATGTGGAGTTGACTATATAACCAGGTTTGATACAACGGATTATGATACAAAGATTGCGGCTGAAGTAAAGGATTTTGATCCAACTGAATACATTGACAAAAAAGAGTGCAGAAGGATGGATAGATTTACACAGTATGCAGTTGCAGCATCCAAAATGGCTGTTACAGATTCAGCACTGGACATAAACGCGATAGACAACGATATGTTCGGAGTGTGTATAGGTTCTGGTATTGGGGGTATGGAAACCCTTGAAGCACAGCATGACATTCTAAGAGAAAAGGGCCCAGGCAGGGTAAGCCCCTTTATGGTACCGATGATGATATCCAATATAGCGTCAGGCAATGTATCTATAGCTTTGAATGCAAAAGGCCCAAATACCACAGTAGTGACAGCTTGCGCATCAGGTACAAATGCAATAGGGGAAGCCTTCAAAACAATTCAGAGAGGTGCTGCCGATATTATGGTTACAGGAGGAACGGAAGCCTCCATCACACCTTTATCTTTTGCTGGATTTTGTTCAATGAAAGCGTTGTCAACCAGAAATGATGATCCAAAGACAGCATCAAGACCATTCGATAAGGACAGAGATGGCTTCGTAATGGGGGAAGGTGCAGGGATGCTGATTGTTGAAGAGCTTGAGCATGCACAAAAAAGAGGCGCTAGAATATACGGAGAGGTTGTAGGATATGGCGCTTCCGGAGATGCTTATCATATAACAGCGCCATCACCAGATGCACAGGGTGCATACAGAGCAATGTTAATGGCGGTTAAGGATGCAGGTATAGAGGCAACGGAAATTGATTACATCAACGCTCATGGAACCTCCACAGGCATGAATGACAGGCTGGAGACCCTTGCGATAAAGAAGCTTCTTGGGGATGATGCCGGCAAGGTCGCAATAAGCTCAACCAAATCCATGACTGGTCATCTTTTGGGAGCAGCTGGAGCAATTGAAGCTGTTGCTTGCCTATTGGCTATAAATGAGGGAATAATACCTCCGACTATAAACTATACGACACCTGATGAAGAGTGTGACTTGGACTATGTTCCAAACAAAGCAAGAAATAAGGAAGTAAAATACGCTATGTCAAATTCCTTAGGCTTTGGAGGACATAACGCCACTATCATGTTGAAAAAATTCGAATAA
- the acpP gene encoding acyl carrier protein, which produces MIFEKVQEKVAEQLGVDAEEVLLESSFIDDLGADSLDIVELLMALEEEFDIEIPDEEAEKLASVGDVVDYIKNNK; this is translated from the coding sequence ATGATTTTTGAGAAGGTTCAGGAGAAAGTAGCGGAGCAGCTTGGAGTAGACGCGGAAGAGGTTTTATTGGAGTCTTCCTTCATTGATGATTTGGGTGCCGATTCACTTGATATAGTGGAGCTTTTAATGGCGCTCGAAGAGGAGTTTGATATAGAAATACCTGATGAGGAAGCAGAAAAGCTCGCAAGTGTTGGCGATGTAGTTGATTACATAAAAAACAATAAATAA
- the fabG gene encoding 3-oxoacyl-[acyl-carrier-protein] reductase, giving the protein MQLKGKTAVVTGGSRGIGKSISLMLASKGANVVVNYTSSRESAESVVKEIEAMGVSGMAVKADVSKGAEVENLVNEVLNAYGSIDILVNNAGITRDNLIIRMTEQDFDDVINTNLKGAFICTKSIAKVMIKQKSGKIINVSSVVGITGNAGQSNYAAAKAGIIGFTKSMAKELAKRGINVNAVAPGFIETDMTSKLPEKVKEEFANNIPLMRTGKPEDVAKAVLFLASEYSDYITGQIINIDGGMVM; this is encoded by the coding sequence ATGCAATTAAAGGGAAAAACCGCTGTAGTGACAGGGGGATCAAGAGGTATAGGCAAGTCAATTTCTCTTATGCTTGCCTCAAAGGGAGCAAATGTAGTGGTCAACTACACCTCCAGCCGGGAGTCCGCAGAATCAGTTGTCAAGGAAATAGAGGCAATGGGTGTGTCGGGGATGGCTGTAAAGGCTGATGTTTCCAAAGGCGCTGAGGTAGAAAATTTAGTGAATGAAGTATTAAACGCATACGGCAGCATAGATATATTAGTAAATAATGCCGGGATTACAAGGGATAACCTGATAATCCGCATGACAGAGCAAGATTTCGATGATGTGATTAATACAAATCTCAAAGGTGCATTTATATGCACAAAATCGATAGCTAAGGTAATGATTAAGCAAAAGTCGGGTAAAATAATAAATGTTTCCTCTGTGGTTGGCATAACTGGAAACGCGGGTCAATCCAACTATGCAGCAGCTAAAGCAGGAATCATTGGTTTTACTAAATCTATGGCTAAGGAATTGGCCAAGAGGGGCATAAATGTAAATGCAGTTGCCCCCGGCTTTATAGAGACTGATATGACCTCAAAGCTGCCTGAAAAGGTAAAAGAGGAGTTCGCTAATAATATTCCATTAATGCGTACAGGAAAGCCGGAAGATGTAGCTAAAGCAGTACTGTTTTTAGCGTCGGAATATTCTGACTATATCACAGGCCAAATAATTAATATTGACGGTGGTATGGTTATGTAA
- the fabD gene encoding ACP S-malonyltransferase — MSKIACIFPGQGAQYPGMGKEIAENYSEAMKIFNLASDRLGIDMKKLCFEGDEEELKKTENTQPSILTASIALLEVLKLKGIEPEVTAGLSLGEYSALVASKAISFVDAVALVKKRGKYMQEAVPAGEGTMAAIMGMERESVMECLKMASGFGVVEAANFNCPGQIVIAGHTKAVEHACTILKEKGAKRAIMLPVSAPFHSSLLKPAGDRLALELEKVDISDNELPVVSNVNAQVIMNKYEIKKCLVEQVSNSVLWEDSIKHMMDMGVDTFIEVGPGKTLSGFVKKIDKSLYVYNVEDMESLENTIVSIRERL; from the coding sequence ATGTCAAAAATAGCTTGCATTTTCCCCGGACAGGGAGCTCAATACCCGGGTATGGGAAAGGAAATTGCTGAAAATTATAGTGAAGCAATGAAGATATTTAATCTCGCTAGTGATAGGCTGGGCATAGACATGAAAAAGCTCTGCTTCGAGGGAGATGAAGAAGAACTAAAAAAGACGGAAAACACACAGCCATCTATACTTACTGCCAGTATAGCCCTGCTGGAGGTACTGAAACTGAAAGGTATAGAGCCTGAAGTAACAGCCGGTTTGAGCCTCGGTGAATACTCAGCACTGGTAGCATCTAAAGCAATAAGCTTTGTAGATGCAGTTGCATTAGTAAAAAAGAGAGGCAAATACATGCAGGAGGCAGTTCCTGCCGGAGAAGGCACAATGGCGGCTATTATGGGCATGGAGAGGGAATCTGTAATGGAATGCTTGAAGATGGCAAGTGGATTTGGTGTTGTGGAAGCAGCTAATTTCAATTGCCCCGGACAGATTGTCATAGCCGGACATACAAAAGCTGTAGAACATGCCTGCACAATATTAAAGGAAAAAGGCGCAAAAAGAGCGATAATGCTTCCTGTTAGCGCACCCTTCCATTCAAGCCTCTTGAAGCCTGCCGGGGATCGGTTGGCCTTGGAGCTTGAAAAGGTTGATATATCTGATAATGAATTGCCTGTTGTTTCAAATGTAAATGCTCAGGTAATAATGAACAAATATGAAATAAAAAAATGCCTCGTTGAACAAGTCAGCAATTCGGTTCTTTGGGAAGATAGCATAAAACACATGATGGACATGGGAGTGGATACCTTTATCGAAGTGGGACCAGGGAAGACGCTTTCAGGTTTTGTAAAGAAAATTGATAAGAGCCTTTATGTTTATAATGTCGAGGATATGGAGTCCTTGGAAAATACTATAGTTAGCATAAGGGAGAGATTATAA
- the fabK gene encoding enoyl-[acyl-carrier-protein] reductase FabK has translation MFKTSICDVLGIKYPILQGGMAWVATAELAAAVSNAGGLGIIGAGNAPGEYVRSEIKKAKKLTDKPFGVNIMLLSPFVEEVIDAVYEERVPVITTGAGNPGKYIARFKEIGTKIIPVVPAVSLAKKMEQEGVDAVIAEGTESGGHVGELTTMALVPQVVDAVNIPVIAAGGIADGRGLISALALGAQGVQMGTIFVCAAECTAHENYKLAIIKAGDRGTIVTGRVTGHPVRILKNKLAREFEKLEKANGSADEYEKLGVGRLKAAVVDGDANYGSVMAGQISGLVTQIKPAKDIIEDIVKEALKVLDTVGTLAKEE, from the coding sequence ATGTTTAAGACTTCAATATGTGATGTACTTGGAATAAAGTATCCGATACTGCAGGGCGGAATGGCTTGGGTTGCCACGGCAGAGCTTGCTGCGGCAGTATCTAATGCAGGAGGACTGGGAATAATAGGTGCTGGGAACGCACCTGGAGAATATGTGAGAAGCGAGATAAAAAAGGCAAAGAAACTGACTGATAAGCCCTTTGGTGTGAATATAATGCTCTTGTCACCTTTCGTAGAGGAAGTTATAGATGCAGTTTACGAGGAGAGAGTACCAGTCATAACAACAGGTGCAGGAAATCCGGGGAAATATATAGCTCGGTTTAAGGAAATTGGTACAAAGATAATTCCGGTTGTTCCGGCGGTATCTCTTGCCAAGAAAATGGAGCAGGAGGGCGTTGATGCAGTAATTGCTGAGGGAACGGAGTCCGGAGGCCATGTAGGAGAGCTTACCACTATGGCATTGGTGCCACAGGTGGTGGATGCAGTAAATATACCTGTTATTGCGGCAGGAGGAATAGCTGACGGAAGAGGATTGATATCTGCACTTGCTCTTGGTGCTCAAGGCGTGCAGATGGGTACTATCTTTGTGTGTGCAGCAGAGTGTACAGCTCATGAGAACTATAAACTGGCGATAATTAAGGCTGGTGACAGAGGAACCATAGTAACAGGGCGCGTAACAGGTCATCCGGTAAGGATTTTGAAGAATAAGCTGGCAAGAGAATTTGAAAAGCTTGAAAAGGCAAATGGAAGTGCTGATGAATATGAAAAGCTTGGGGTAGGGCGTCTAAAGGCTGCAGTTGTGGATGGAGATGCTAACTATGGCTCTGTGATGGCTGGTCAGATAAGCGGTCTGGTAACGCAAATCAAGCCAGCAAAAGATATCATAGAAGATATTGTGAAGGAAGCTCTCAAAGTTTTAGACACAGTAGGAACACTGGCAAAGGAGGAGTAG
- a CDS encoding beta-ketoacyl-ACP synthase III — protein MNKLKMAGIIGTGSCLPDRVMTNQEMEQIVDTNDEWIRSRTGICERRVSDENTATSDLSTTAALRALENANLKPEDIDLIIVATVTPDMAFPSTACIVQKNIGAVNAAAFDLEAACSGFLYGLSVAENFIKTGYYKHVLVIGAETLTKIADFTDRNTCVIFGDGAGAAVISEVEDDYGILSTYIGADGRGGHLLHQPAGGSRIPATVESVQSGLHYIKMDGSEVFKFAVKIMGEAAEKALAKCGLNKEDIDYLIPHQANIRIIDAAVRRLKISTEKVHINIDKYGNMSSASVAIALDEANRNGCLKDGDITVLVAFGGGLTWGAAVLKWKGIGR, from the coding sequence ATGAACAAGCTTAAAATGGCAGGTATAATCGGTACAGGAAGCTGTCTGCCGGATAGGGTAATGACAAACCAAGAGATGGAACAAATCGTTGATACAAACGATGAATGGATAAGGTCACGAACAGGAATATGTGAACGAAGAGTATCTGACGAGAATACAGCTACTTCTGATCTTTCTACAACTGCTGCATTAAGGGCTTTGGAAAACGCGAACCTGAAGCCTGAGGACATTGACCTTATTATTGTAGCTACAGTTACTCCGGATATGGCATTTCCTTCAACTGCCTGCATAGTGCAGAAGAATATAGGAGCGGTGAATGCAGCGGCTTTTGACTTGGAGGCAGCATGCAGCGGCTTTTTGTATGGACTTTCAGTTGCAGAAAACTTTATTAAGACAGGATATTACAAGCACGTATTGGTTATAGGGGCAGAGACTCTTACAAAAATAGCTGATTTTACCGATAGAAACACCTGTGTTATTTTTGGAGATGGTGCAGGTGCAGCAGTGATATCAGAGGTAGAGGATGATTATGGCATTTTATCTACTTATATAGGAGCAGATGGAAGAGGAGGACACCTCCTTCACCAACCGGCAGGAGGATCAAGGATTCCGGCTACAGTAGAGAGTGTCCAAAGCGGACTTCATTATATAAAAATGGACGGCAGCGAAGTATTTAAGTTCGCTGTAAAAATAATGGGCGAAGCCGCTGAGAAAGCTTTAGCTAAATGCGGTTTGAACAAGGAAGATATTGATTATCTGATTCCTCATCAAGCGAATATCAGAATAATAGATGCAGCAGTCAGAAGATTGAAAATATCAACTGAAAAGGTACATATTAATATAGACAAATACGGAAACATGTCCTCTGCTTCAGTGGCAATAGCCTTGGATGAAGCAAACAGGAACGGATGCTTAAAGGATGGTGATATTACCGTTCTTGTAGCCTTCGGAGGAGGCTTGACCTGGGGAGCTGCTGTATTAAAATGGAAAGGTATCGGGAGGTAG
- the plsX gene encoding phosphate acyltransferase PlsX produces MRVAIDVMGGDNAPRAIVEGSILALREYGAELYLVGLKDEILKYISEEDKHNPKINIIEASEIINFDEAPVNAIKHKKNSSLVVGLKLVKDGHCDAFVSAGSTGAFLAGALLKVGRIKGIDRPALSPLIPTVKGSCMVIDVGGNMDCKPRNLQQFAIMGSIYMEKVMGIKNPRVGLLNVGTESSKGNELTKASFELIKNTSVNFVGNVEARDIITGVCDVCVCDGFAGNVLLKTTEGVAMTIFKQLKNEFTKSFKTQLGAMLLKSSLRNFKKQFDYTEVGGAPFLGINGIMIKAHGSSDANAVKNAIRQAKMLYDNKCVDTIMSEISELGVENTDEQA; encoded by the coding sequence ATGAGGGTTGCTATTGATGTTATGGGTGGAGATAATGCACCAAGGGCGATAGTGGAAGGCTCTATTCTTGCGCTGAGGGAATATGGTGCAGAGTTGTATCTTGTGGGTTTGAAGGATGAGATACTAAAATATATTAGTGAAGAAGATAAACATAATCCTAAGATTAATATTATTGAAGCTTCAGAAATAATCAATTTTGATGAAGCTCCGGTCAATGCAATTAAACATAAAAAGAATTCCTCACTGGTAGTGGGGCTTAAGCTGGTAAAGGATGGCCATTGCGATGCCTTTGTGTCTGCAGGAAGCACAGGAGCATTTTTGGCAGGGGCGCTTCTTAAGGTAGGAAGAATAAAAGGTATAGACAGGCCTGCACTTTCACCTCTCATACCAACTGTTAAAGGCAGCTGCATGGTCATAGATGTGGGTGGAAATATGGATTGCAAGCCCAGAAACTTGCAGCAATTCGCTATAATGGGCTCAATATATATGGAAAAGGTAATGGGAATAAAAAATCCAAGAGTAGGACTACTAAATGTTGGGACCGAATCCTCCAAAGGGAATGAACTTACAAAGGCAAGCTTTGAACTTATAAAAAATACTTCAGTCAATTTTGTAGGAAATGTTGAAGCCAGGGATATAATAACCGGAGTATGTGATGTATGCGTTTGTGACGGCTTTGCAGGGAATGTACTTTTAAAGACCACTGAAGGTGTTGCCATGACAATATTCAAGCAGTTAAAGAATGAGTTCACAAAAAGCTTCAAGACACAATTGGGAGCGATGCTGTTAAAGAGCAGCTTAAGAAATTTCAAGAAGCAGTTTGATTATACCGAAGTTGGTGGGGCTCCGTTTTTGGGTATTAACGGAATTATGATCAAAGCACATGGAAGTTCAGATGCCAATGCAGTAAAGAACGCAATAAGACAGGCAAAGATGCTCTATGATAACAAGTGTGTTGATACAATCATGAGCGAAATTAGTGAATTAGGAGTTGAGAACACTGATGAACAAGCTTAA
- the fapR gene encoding transcription factor FapR — MKQKSVSKKERLASLLDRIKIDPFLTDEELAESFNVSIQTIRLDRLELGIPELRERIKSVAEDNYSKVKSLQGKEIMGELVDLNLGVSGISILETDNVFAFERTNVVKGQYIFAQAESLAIAVIDSSVALIGVANIKYKSPVFAGDKLIAKAEVVRTRGNKYFVWVFIKVKQAEVFRGKFILVSFSK; from the coding sequence ATGAAGCAGAAAAGCGTAAGCAAAAAGGAAAGACTGGCGAGTCTATTGGATAGAATAAAGATAGACCCATTTCTTACTGATGAAGAGCTCGCAGAAAGCTTCAACGTAAGCATACAAACTATAAGGCTCGACAGGCTTGAGTTGGGAATACCGGAGCTTAGGGAGAGAATAAAAAGCGTTGCGGAGGATAACTATTCCAAGGTCAAGTCTCTTCAAGGAAAAGAGATTATGGGAGAACTGGTGGATTTGAACCTTGGTGTCAGCGGGATTTCCATTCTGGAAACTGATAATGTATTCGCTTTCGAAAGGACAAATGTAGTTAAGGGACAGTACATATTTGCCCAGGCTGAGTCACTGGCTATCGCTGTTATTGATTCCAGTGTTGCTCTTATAGGGGTAGCAAATATTAAATACAAAAGCCCAGTATTTGCTGGCGATAAGCTAATTGCAAAAGCTGAAGTCGTAAGAACCCGGGGCAATAAATATTTCGTCTGGGTGTTCATAAAGGTAAAACAGGCTGAAGTGTTCAGAGGGAAGTTTATCCTTGTATCCTTCAGTAAATAG
- the rpmF gene encoding 50S ribosomal protein L32, with amino-acid sequence MGLPKRRHSQARRDKRRANWKLALPGLVACPQCHEPKLPHRVCKSCGYYKNRVVIKVKE; translated from the coding sequence TTGGGTTTACCGAAGAGAAGACACTCACAAGCAAGAAGAGATAAGAGAAGAGCTAACTGGAAGTTGGCTTTACCGGGACTGGTTGCATGTCCACAGTGTCATGAACCGAAGCTTCCTCACAGGGTGTGCAAATCCTGCGGCTACTACAAGAATAGAGTAGTTATAAAAGTTAAAGAATAA
- a CDS encoding DUF177 domain-containing protein yields MELNFTKISRSEGVTEEFDITDHLDDSTIEFCGERLNIVSPVAVKGSAVNYEGKINVDLRITTQVERTCSRCLESFKEEVQVDSSYVFVKEAKDNEEDYYTFKGDKVDITDLVMGDIASELAMKPLCNKDCKGLCPICGENKNNSDCQCKNEKIDPRMQALSKLLDRK; encoded by the coding sequence ATGGAACTTAATTTTACCAAGATTTCTAGATCCGAAGGCGTCACAGAGGAATTTGACATAACTGACCATCTTGATGATAGCACTATTGAATTCTGCGGTGAGAGATTAAATATCGTTTCGCCGGTTGCAGTAAAAGGCAGTGCAGTTAATTATGAAGGCAAGATAAATGTGGATCTCAGAATTACAACTCAAGTGGAGAGGACATGTTCCAGATGCCTTGAAAGCTTCAAGGAAGAGGTTCAAGTAGATTCCAGCTATGTTTTTGTCAAAGAAGCCAAGGACAATGAGGAAGACTATTATACCTTCAAGGGTGACAAGGTGGACATCACAGATCTTGTTATGGGTGATATAGCATCCGAGCTTGCCATGAAACCACTTTGTAACAAAGACTGCAAAGGACTGTGTCCGATATGCGGAGAAAATAAGAACAATAGCGACTGCCAATGCAAAAACGAAAAAATTGATCCAAGAATGCAAGCTTTAAGCAAGCTGCTCGACAGAAAGTAA